DNA from Solenopsis invicta isolate M01_SB chromosome 4, UNIL_Sinv_3.0, whole genome shotgun sequence:
TTTAAACCTTCTAGCCGGAATGAAAATTGCGCTCGTTTCGTCAGTGATGCATCAAATGTGCAAAAAAAAGCTGTCTTTGTCCATGCTGTAGCAACGACTGTAATAAGTCACTGATAGCAAAGatatgaatgaaaaaaattatcgattttcatcatataaaattatttaaaaagatccGATCGAGAAGAAAGCAGTTTGCATAATAATGcgcaatacatacatacatatatatacatatatatacatacatgcatatatatatatatatatacgcatatATAGTGTAGTAAAAAACtcgaatatttgcaaaaaatgagaaaaacagCGACTCTTGATAATAACCGTTAAATGTTAGTTATCTTCGATGTAGTTAGTATTTATAATGTTACCACCAGTATCACCAGAATCCCCAGCAATTCCAATGTACAAGAAAGCTCCGACTGATTTTCAgatgtagaatttatttttgttatcgtttattaatttgaagatatttataCTTAAAGTCTCATATTAATAGATCGGCGGAAAATCCATCCGGATCCAGCTGTCGGGATCAGATTATCGAGAAATCACCCGTGATGATCTAGAAGATGCGTGACAGGACCGCACCGGTCGGGGAATTCCCTCACAGTTCTAAACCGATCTTTATATTTGTtaggaaaataaatttcattaggCTCTCTCCCCCagttctctgtctctctctccaCCTTAATTTTATCTGCGTGATAGCAGGGGCGTACGGAGCCGAGGCGCGCATAAAACTGACCGGCGCTTCGGCAGGTGCTACTAGTCTCTCGTCTGACGTGGCTCGCGGCAAATGTTCGATACGTACGAGGGAAAATCGCGCGGCGCTCGAGTTACGGGAATACGCGAGAAGAAGTACGCGCGATCGAGGGAGCCGATTTTCCGCCAAGGTGGAGCGGCTTTTCGAGCGGTAGCGGAAACGAAACGTGAGTGGAACCGATGGGTCTTACACCGTCGAAACACCTCGACGACGTCGCTGTTCGCCACTCGTTCGCTTCATTCGAGTTGCACCCCTTCTACGCAAAATCGCGCTTTAAAAATCTGCAATCGCTCACATAAGAAGACGAAAATATCGATTTTCCGTCGAGACGTATAGCAATTTTTCGTGTGGTGGCAGAAAAGAAACGTGAGCGAGCAAGCGGTACCGGTAAAGCTTTTCCAAAGTTCTTCGATAGCCTCGTTCGCCACTTGTTCTGCTTGGATTCTTTCAAAAACTGCGTCTCAAAATCCATGTAATCTGTACTTCATtaaaaaggaataaataaaGTTCTATTTATCGAAGAAAAGGAATGATACACGACtggttaaaaatttcattagagTTTTTACGTttctctagaaaaaaaaatattcgctgTGAAATTCAGATTTTCGTAAAACGTTGTAAAGTCAGCTGAACTTGCATGATTTTTTTTCCGTCTGTCCAAACTCGCATCTCCGCAATATTTATCATGTGGCACCTCGTGTGTAATTAATTCAATACACGAGCGTCATCCCACGACGTTACTTTCATAATACTTTTGCGGATTATTATTAGACGCGTCCATCGATATCACATTTCCTTTTGCTCGAAAGAATTAATACGCCGCGAAGAATCCTCGCAGAAGCGCGGAAGAATTGATCCTTTTCTAAAGCAAATATAGAAGGATAACGGCGTGAGGCGCGCATCGGCGCGCCCGATAGGGacgttgaaagaaaaaaaagtcacgAACGCGTGTGCGACGTGTAGGTACGACGACGTCGCGTTCGTGCCTAATCAGGCGGGTGTGTGTTTGCACGCTCTGACGCTTTCTCGCGAAAATCGCTGCATTCCAGCCCGGGGTACTCCAGCATCATGAACATCGATGAATTTCGCGTGCGCGGCAAGGAGATGATCGAGTACATATGCGACTACATCCGCACGCTGGAGGGCAAGAGGGTGACGGCGAACGTCGATCCCGGCTACCTGAGACCCCTGCTGCCGAAGGAGGCACCCTTCAAGCCGGAATCATGGGACGCCATCATGACGGACGTCGACGGCAAAATAATGCCCGGAGTGAGTTTGCGGTCGTAACGGGTTGCCGCGATTATCGATCccccttctccctctctctctctctctctcctctgcCATTGATTTCAACCCCCTTTTCCGATATAAATAATGTTCGTGCacgtgaaagagagaaaaaaaaggatagatAAAAActgtttcctctctctctctctctctctctctctctctttttcttccttgGCGATTTACAAAACTAATTCGGCAGACGAATCGCGACGCTTTCCTGCGATGCAGCAAGTTCTCCCGGATGCCGATTCTTTGCGGGAACTCGAGGAAAAGTTAAGGTCGGCCCGTGACGTAAAATGTTTGTGATGCAACGTGTATTATGTAAACCTTGTAAAAGTATTCTCgatcagtaataaaaaaaatcttggtaTTGATACCGCATAGGATATTTTTTTGGTATGCGTGGTATCTTCATGTtatcgttaaaaatttaacgaTCTGATTAGAGAaagatagaaatttattaaatttggagaaatttgttgagataaaaaaaaaagatcccACCCTAACGGATACCAGAATTAAATACAGTTTGGGGAAAAGGCGAAAGTGAAAAGGCGCTCTCGTAAATTAAGATTGCCCAATGTgatagaaaatgtttaaaaataattttaatcgagCGATCGGTCGGTTGAACAATTGAAGGACGATGACAACGTCACAACATTCCGATCTCCGTTTCCGACAGAGATAACGGGCTTTGAGAACGAGACGCGCGTCCCGACGCGCGCGACTTTTTCACAAGCGCATGCGAAGTTCGTTCTTAATCCAATGCAATGTTATCGCGGTGACAATGAAAGTCGCCGTTGTCAACCGGCATTTCCGCTGTGCCATTCCATTCCGTTTCTTTCCATTCGATTCTGCCCGCGTGCATAAATCAATTTCAGAACATAAAAGTAGGTTACTCGACTTGAGGCTGTACACGAGGACAATGCTTTTTGCAGATCACCCACTGGCAGCATCCGCGATTTCACGCCTACTTCCCGTCTGGCAACTCATTCCCCTCGATCCTGGGTGATCTGCTGTCGGACGCGATCGGCTGCATCGGTTTCTCGTGGGCGGCCAGCCCGGCTTGCACCGAGCTCGAGACCATCGTGCTGGACTGGTACGCCAAGGCGATCAACCTGCCGGCCGAGTTCCTGTCGGAGCAGAAGAAAGGCGGCGGCGTGATCCAGGGCTCAGCCTCCGAGTGTATCCTCGTGACGATGCTGGCGGCGCGAACCCAGACAATCAAGAGTCTGAAGGAGCACGAACCCAATAAGGAGGACTCGGCCTTCCTGCCGAGATTGGTGGCCTACTGCTCTACGGAGTCGCACTCGTGCGTGGAGAAGGCGGCGATGATATGCCTGGTGAAGCTCCGGGTGCTCGAGCCAGATGACAAGGCCTCGTTGCGCGGCAATCGGCTCGAATCCGCCATCAAGGAAGACGTGGCGAATGGTCTGGTGCCATTCTACGTCTCCGCCACTCTGGGCACCACCGGCTCCTGCGCCTTCGACAATCTCGTGGAGATCGGGCCCGTGTGCAAGATGTTCCCCAACATCTGGCTACACGTGGACGGCGCCTACGCCGGTAATGCCTTCATCTGCCCGGAGATGAGGCCGTTCATGGAGGGCATCGAGCACGCCGATTCTTTTAATACCAATCCCAACAAGTGGTTGCTGGTGAACTTTGACTGCTCCTGCTTGTGGGTGCGCAACCGAGTCAAGCTCACGTCAGCGTTGATCGTCGATCCGCTTTACCTTCAACACGCTCGCTCGGGCGAATCGATCGACTATCGTCACTGGGGTATTCCGCTCAGCAGACGGTTTCGAGCGTTGAAGCTCTGGTTCGTGATGAGATTGTACGGGATCAGCGGCTTGCAGAAGTACATTAGGAATCACATAAGGTTGGCCAAGAGGTTCGAAACGCACATGAAGAAAGACAGGCGATTCGAGATTTTGAACGACGTGCGGGTTGGCCTGGTGTGCTTCCGATTGAAGGAGAGCGAGGAGATGAATCAGGAGTTGCTGGCCAACATTAACGCGTCTGGTCGACTGCATATGATACCGGCCCGAGTGATGGGCAAGTACATTTTGCGTTTTTGCGTGACGAAGGAGGATGCGACCGAAGACGACATCGATTACGCGCTTAGCGTGATCGAGGAGCACGCTACGGAGGTGATGCTGGCTCACTACGAGGGCACGGAGGACGAGTACAGGGCGAAGGGCCCGAAGAGCCCGGCCGCTCTCGACAAGAAACTCGTTCGGAAGTTCAGCTTCACCAGAAGCGTCACCAGAGATGCCTACAAGAGATCTATCTCCAAATCCAGCCTGCACGACGGCGCGACGCCCATCATGGTCGTCGACGACCATTCGCAGGTCGACGACATCGACGACGGCCGTTTTTGCAACAGCAGGTATATCCTTCTGGACCCCTGAACAAATTCAAGGCTCATATTTTTCAGAGAGCCATTAATAACAtcaaaaacaagattttatttgcaatttaattttgtttcctATTTCATTTTCAATAAATCCCATTATTTTTGTCTACCTTTGTAAAGATATGACGAAGGCTGTAGTGTCATACTggtgaaaaaaattctacaaaattctatgccaaaatgctagaattaaaacactttggttaattttaataattaaatacatattctaatatactaaaataaaataaatatttctacaaaaaaaataatttctacaattttctatttttaatagaatttgtaattatttgtagttttttttgCCAGAGTaagttacataaaaatgtgtagAAGGTTGTAGTTCGTTGTAGTTTGACGTAGTTTTACCAAGACATTTGTAGAAATCGcacaacaaaaatacaaaaatttacaaaaatttagaagtgtTCCAATCTAGCATTTtcatttagatttttatttaacatttcttaaattagtgcagaattttgtaaaattttttttccgccaggacaaatttttttccgattCAGAATCTTTCAAAGCTTTAGGTCAGTTTCTTTCGCTATTACAGCTTGATAACAATAATTATCGATGAAATGTTGATTTTAGATCGTGACGATGTCGATGACGGTCCCCGGCGCCGACTCGGGACGACGTAGAGGATAATAAAAAGGGTCCTCGCTACACGGCCGTGTGATGCGGAACTCTGACGGCCCACCGTCACCAATTTACTGACTCCCGAAGTCGCGTTTGTTGACAAGGACCGACTATCACTGATTACATCACCACGTAAGTGTTTAGCCAAATCATCTCCGATCAAGTTCGCTCATCAATCCAAAACGATTTGTGCTCGTTTATGGACGACGGATCGGTCGTATATTATCTCGAGCACGAGTGATTCTTCGTGGTGACAAATTGCGTCAATGGCACATGAGATATTGAGCCAAGTCTTGCGATAGAGAGCGTGAGATTCTTAAGCACATTTTAGACAGTCCGTGATTCGTGAAAGAATTCGgcttaaacaatttaattacgaACGCACATGCACGATGCAAAAATATTCGATTAGTGTAAGCTTTTTTTATTACGCTCGAGTTTTTATAAGGatgaagattttttattaaaattatagatagAATTTTGCCGCGCACAGCAATTCTGTTCCGATTTACGGACTGTCTAAAATGGGTTTTAGATGCGGCTGCGCGTATAGTTAACGTAGTCGTTTGATCTATTttggtatatacatatatatatatgtctgtATAAGCGATAGAGAGAAAGCTGAATCAATGTACATATGTAATACGTGATAATGACTGCCGATGTACGCACGGACTctaatagttttatataaaacgttaGTGAATAATTAAAGTGTATCGATCTCAATAGATTTACAAGTGAATTAATAGCAAACGATACTGGTCCCAGTGTACACCGGATATATcagaattctatttttttttcgctaGTACTATAATCGAATTGCGAAGAGATGCGTCAATGTTGAACAtcaattatgttacatttaGAAGGTATTTAAGTTTAGATACATGAGACAAATTTCAATCTTGATTAGAAgagatgaaaataattaatggaGACATCGTTTAATATAgtgtcattattaattaaaaattaattataaataatgtgatatttgataatctaattaataaaaaatcaaaatattaaaaattttaaaatttataattgaaagtCTACAATTCTTGGAGACAATATATAGTGAAGTAAAATTGTACTAGAATTTCTCAGACATGAATATAGTGGATGTCATTACTTCGTAATAATTGATCGGACAATTGTATCAATAGCAtcgacaaataaaaatagattttaatttagttatagaTAATTCTAAGAAAATCAAGGAATAGTACTTGGGAAAGCAAATAGATTTGCAAACTTGAAGATTTACAGATTTAGATTGATAATTTACGGGTCGATGCTAATACgaatatattaatgtacatGTACGCTTGTCTCCGATGACTTgcatcaatttgtaaaatttcaataCGTACAAAGGTAATCACAGGAGAATCACCCGATTATATTAGAATGTCATAAACATGATAAGTAGAATgattatgaaacatttatttcatatgtacagatgttataataaaagtaaagttCGTAAGATAACTGAATTTTCTTTCCCTTCAACcccttttaattttactataggCATTCatctttttaatagaattactgtttagcaaaaattttaatatttgttatattagatCGCCAGAAATTAAGTTCGCTTTAAACAGTTAATAATTGTGCTCCTGAAATCTatgtatttacaattttattcactatatatattttgtgtattgtattttaatttttcagatgTTTTTTTGGTAGATAGTATGTGtaggaaattataaataaaattctatatctgaattcaaattaattataagttgttttataaatttatatatttggaaGTAATAAGTTTGCAACTTCCTAAAAACAAAACATCGTTcaactcaattttttatttgactaataataatgtattattttccttttttctttcattttttttagatttctgataattttatttttgataaaagtagtctagaaataattaaaatgtaaataatacaaatcTTACATAAATCAGAAATACTTtacatcttaaaaaaataagaaaaattaatataattttacatagattagcaaatatttgcaaatttattaagtatatttataattctcaTTGTATAAATTCAAACtggattttaaaaagtttagaataatacattaaacaaatataaaaatgctctATGCAAGTTTACCAGAAGTGTAaagttatcttatttttatgtatattcccAAATAGCAGTTATTTGtgtatattatgaaaattacatttttattatattttgtttaaaaatatcagTACAGATATAATTATATCGTAGGAGTTACACATATAGATCTAAATTTATAATGGTCACTACATCTGTCCACATTGAGATATAGTTACAGGAATCTTTGGTTTATTGTTCGGTCCAGTAGGTACATTCTCAACCTTCCTCATAACAAGAAGACCATCAATAACTCTACCAAAGACAACGTGTTTGCCGTCCAAGAAGTTACACTTAGCGCACGTGATAAAGAATTGACAGCCGTTGGTGTCCTTGCCACTATTTGCCATCGACAACAGACCAGGAGAATCATGCTTCAGCTCAAAGTTCTCGTCTGGGAATGTTCCGCCGTTGTAGATGCTCAATACTCCGGTGCCATCACCGTTGACGAAGTCGCCGCCTTGTATCATAAAGTCTTTAATTACTCTATGGAAAATAGCACCTTTAAAGCCCAGTGGTACGCCGTCCTTTCTGTATTCCCCCGTGCAAAACTGCCGGAAATTCTCCGATGTTTTCGGGCAAACGTCTTCGAACAACTCAAAGATCATGCGACCTATTTCCGTGGTGCCTACGGACACGTCGAAAAACACCACCGGGTTGTTCGGATTTCGTAGCTGCATCTGAATCTGGTTCCAAGTGGGCATGTTTGATGTTCACGATGATCTTGTCTTCAGTTAATTTACTGTACTTATCGTAGAATCTTCGAGAAGCTCTTAGCAAAATTATACGAATCCGTCAGTGAGAAATATTCTTTCCAATTTGTGGAACACCAATGCAGACAAGCATAACCTCAAGCAGTACTGTTTTAGGTTAGCTTTGCTCCGAAACTCAATTTTCGGTGCAGTTCTCTTTAAAACGATTGACAACTAATGTCTCGAAGCAGGGTCGGTAGCGAAGAACAAGTTTCGTGTTACAAAATACGATTTCGCAAATATATCTCAGCGTAAAAGTGTTTATCTCTGGCAACGCACCTCTCGATGAGTTTGTTGTTTTGAAACTACCACGAGAGTGGTGGCATGGAACGACGAGAGGTTAGCGTCTCGCAACACGTTAATTCCCACGATAATTTGAAAACAGTCGCTCGCTGTTTATGACGCACGTTTTGTATTATTACGGAACGATTAATAATACGAAGCGACACGGACGCCTAGACGCGCGGTCGTTGGACGTAACGTGGAAAACACGCGTGGTCACAGTGGCGCTCATCTCGAACGACTTACCTTACTCGGCAACGAATTTCGACGGCGGATGTCAATAAGGAATCTCAAACGACAACGCGACGCATGAGCTCTCTTCCTCGAAGTGTCCTTGCGGCTACTCGAAACGGTAAACACTCGTTGAAAAACTTTAACGAACAATGTGACCGCAATGATTCGCGAGGAACTACGCGCGCTTACGTACTGTTGTTTGGCTTCTGCACACAGGATCAACAGGGCACGGCATAGGTTGCCGCGCAGCGAAAGTTGACGTGGTAGCCAATCAAATCTTCTGTCTCGCGGAAGAAGTTGAATTTTATCCAACTCTGATTGGTTACTGCGCCAACTTCCGCCGTGCGGCAAACTACGCCGCTTTTTGTGTGGAAGAGCCATATTGATAGCGAGTCACGTGACCATGCGCGCAATTTTTCGATTTTGTTTTCCCTTAACGTGTTTTCTCAATTTCTTGTGAATTCCAAAACAGAATGATTCTTTAACTCGCATTTTGACTTTATTTTCacgcttttttttataaataattaaaactttataaataattggaattttgtattttgtctTTCAATTCGTCAAATACTTCAACGATGTATTTTGTTCAGCTCTAAGTATATATTCTTATGTTACATGACCAAAATGTATATGaagttataaaaatcaaattgcaGATCCCTATTTTATTTCTCGCAATAGCATTTTCTTTCATGGCAGAGCttctttacataatttttctttgatgtaattcattcaataaaaacatttaaatgtgcgtctacgtataaaaaaataaattgtaacacctacttaaaaagatatttttttatatttttttaaaatttaatatttgttttataactagtcaataatatttaaaaatatttaacatttaaccaAAAATATGATCAATAGCTCCcctttacaaaaagaaatataaattttgtgttcatCATTAATACGTTTAGATTAAAGGCAAAgatataagtataattaaaatttatttatctatttcataTTGGTACAATTTAAAGATAGTAAAAAGGAAAGGaccacatattttttataaccaTCTAAGACTATcttaatattcataatttttcattCAATAGAAGTAGAGTTGAACTTAAGCTCTATTAAATCACAATAAGCTGTTATTTCCAGAAACAGACTTTGTTTTCTTTGTATATTTACTTAcatgtaataaaacatttaaaaagtaatttttttatatcataagtTGTTGaacaattttatgatatatattctaagaaaaaaaaaccaaaacgtatgtaattaattttgagattaaaataatatatttttaagttaaaaatacatttataaagtCTAATTTGCAATATCTTTAGGTTTCATAAATTCAACTTGCTAATTTAACTTGCATGActgaaaaaacatttattgcaaataaactTTATGTACATTAACTGTGCAGTTTATgtacaataactttatttatattaaaatcaacatCTCGTTTTAATTACATAGTTTTCTAAAAGTTAGATTTGTTTAGAATATTTGTATAcggaaattgtaaataaatccTGTGCATTTTGAATTACCAGTAAAGAATTACTGCATCATGTATGTACGTACCTTCTACAGAGTCACATTAATAGCATGTGAAATATCACAAGCAACATGCGAACAGCAAagtaaaaactataattatatgTGTATCTTGATGTGTTCTCTCAATGTAGTTTTGCCATCAAATTTTTCCTCACAGATACCACAAATACAACTTCCATCATCGCTGTCATGATGATACTGTACAATAACATGCGATGTTTCATCCGGTATTAAAGAATCTTGCTCGTCTTCGATatgattttcttctttcaagttATGTTCATCCACAGTTATGTTCGCGTCACTTATTTGTACAATCTGACTGGAATAATTCTCATGGCCTTGCGGATTTGGTATCGCCAAAACGGGCAATGATTCATTCTGCTTCGATATTATGTTGAGAGTGTTGTCCTGCCTGGGAGACTGAATCAAATGTATCGTGGACATGTCGTCTTGCCTGACCGTTTCCTCGAGCGTGTCGTTTATGGATTCCGCGGACACGTCCATGCTCACTGTGTCGCTTTGCTTCTCTATATTCATCATATTGAGAGAATCTCTTTGATCCTGTTCCACTTGAAGTACCTGAATGTTCTCATCTTCTTTGCCATCCACGATGAACCGTATGCTGCTATGCTTGAGCTCGGATATCGCGATGAAGCCATCGCTACGTTTTTCCGTAGTAACTACAACATACGCATTGTTCTGCTTTTCGTCTATTTGCATGTCGTCTGTTTTATCAGATGTATCTGTGATGGATAGTAAGGCTTCGTTTTGCTCCGTCTTTTGTGCGTTCGCGCTGCTCAACGACTTTGATGATTTTTTCTTTGTTGACTTGGATTTTACAGGAGTGTCGTTATTAGTCTTCGCCTTTGCTTCAGCTATCATCTGATCCGAATGCTTGACGATGTGCGCGCAGAGCTCATCGCGATCTTGATTCATAGCGCCGCAAAGCGGACACTGATACGGAGGACTGCTCGCTTCCGTCTCGTTCTTTCCCGCCGCGTGAACCCATCGCACATGTTCGCGCAGGACCACCTTCTGATTAAAAGCCCTCGAGCACAACGGACACACGTGCGGTCTCTCACCAGTGTGGATCCGCTCGTGCTTCCTCAAAGTTCCGCCGTCTCGGAACGCCTTCCAACAAAACTTGCAGCCATACGGTCGTTCGCCAGTATGAGTACGATTATGTATCAAGTATCCTTGACGAGATGAGAATGTTTTTGAGCAGGTGTCGCATTGAAAATGAGCTGGACTCCCTGCATGCGTTCTGCCATGCTCCCACAGGCCCTGCCGCGACACAAAGCTCTTTCCGCATTCTGTACAGGTAAACGGCGAATCTCCGGGATGCGCTGACAATCTGTGTTCGTCTAATTCATTCTGCTTCTCAAACTGCGAGCCGCATACCTCACACGAATGAGTCTTTTTGCGATGTATCCATTGATGCCGAAACATCTTCTGTTTGGTCGTGAATTTCTTTCCGCATTCCGAGCAGGCGTGCTTGCCCCATTTGTTGTTGGGCACACCTTGCTCGATGTTGCTCTGCATTATTTTCTTAGCGCAGGTGGTCTGATGAGTCGCCAAATGATTACCATCTTGAAATTGCTTGTCGCAGTACTCGCACTCGATTGGCATGTTCCAGTTTTTGGAAACGTGAATCTTCTCGTGAGACGCCAACGCAGTTGCGCGTGAAAAACTGACACCGCAATGCTTACACGTATACTGCTTGCTGCTGTTCACTTCGGCTTCTCCGTATTCTCGTTTATTCGCATTATTGTATCGGTAAAGCGTTTCAACTTTCACTATTCCATCGGGAGTATTGAatgaatttattgtaatatcatATTGTTGATTATTAACTGAATCAGTGATATTATTTTGCTCGGTATACTCGTTAAATTGCGTCACTTCGCCATTAGGCATCACCGTAAACTCTTGCAGCGTATCCATCTTGTCCTGGTTGTTTGCCATAGTAGTAACTATTGATTGTTCATTCTGGAAATTGTATGACGAAACCGGCCATTGAACCTGACACACGTCGTAGCTCTGTATAGATTGGGCAGACGAAGAAGATGGTATCTGAGAAGAATTCGGCGAATCAGATGCGTTTTCCGACCATTTCCTGAAAGTTTCCACCGATTGAGACGCATTATTACTCTGCGACTGCATAATGGCTCGTCCCGCGACGTACGTGTGTATCTTCATGTGATTCGACAAGCTGGAAGGCCTCTGGAAATCCGAGCCGCAGATGTTACATTTGTGCGGCCGTTCGACGTGATGCATATGCGCCTGCAGCATATGCGTCTGGAGACTGCTCTTGGAACGAAATAAGTTGCCACATGTTCTGCATGCATGAGGACGATCCACTTGATGACAAACCATATGATTGTTCAAATCAATCTTCCTCTCAAATCTCTCTCCGCAAGTGGTACAGGACAGCTTAGGTGATGACTGACATACAGACTGATGTTCAACCATTTCCTCTTGAGTAAAGAGA
Protein-coding regions in this window:
- the LOC105195565 gene encoding tyrosine decarboxylase; this encodes MNIDEFRVRGKEMIEYICDYIRTLEGKRVTANVDPGYLRPLLPKEAPFKPESWDAIMTDVDGKIMPGITHWQHPRFHAYFPSGNSFPSILGDLLSDAIGCIGFSWAASPACTELETIVLDWYAKAINLPAEFLSEQKKGGGVIQGSASECILVTMLAARTQTIKSLKEHEPNKEDSAFLPRLVAYCSTESHSCVEKAAMICLVKLRVLEPDDKASLRGNRLESAIKEDVANGLVPFYVSATLGTTGSCAFDNLVEIGPVCKMFPNIWLHVDGAYAGNAFICPEMRPFMEGIEHADSFNTNPNKWLLVNFDCSCLWVRNRVKLTSALIVDPLYLQHARSGESIDYRHWGIPLSRRFRALKLWFVMRLYGISGLQKYIRNHIRLAKRFETHMKKDRRFEILNDVRVGLVCFRLKESEEMNQELLANINASGRLHMIPARVMGKYILRFCVTKEDATEDDIDYALSVIEEHATEVMLAHYEGTEDEYRAKGPKSPAALDKKLVRKFSFTRSVTRDAYKRSISKSSLHDGATPIMVVDDHSQVDDIDDGRFCNSRS
- the LOC105195563 gene encoding zinc finger protein 585A, which produces MDHEGEQYVTFPLTDVQDAIEESIISHEEICEPVDECVLQEGLTEVTVSNTASTDIVESQGTVEILAEQSEEEDDGQVVYPMYIKQEEQQQYTSGDDESMAVEALRQLGGMYPCFEDKKVSCSVCKNLFTQEEMVEHQSVCQSSPKLSCTTCGERFERKIDLNNHMVCHQVDRPHACRTCGNLFRSKSSLQTHMLQAHMHHVERPHKCNICGSDFQRPSSLSNHMKIHTYVAGRAIMQSQSNNASQSVETFRKWSENASDSPNSSQIPSSSSAQSIQSYDVCQVQWPVSSYNFQNEQSIVTTMANNQDKMDTLQEFTVMPNGEVTQFNEYTEQNNITDSVNNQQYDITINSFNTPDGIVKVETLYRYNNANKREYGEAEVNSSKQYTCKHCGVSFSRATALASHEKIHVSKNWNMPIECEYCDKQFQDGNHLATHQTTCAKKIMQSNIEQGVPNNKWGKHACSECGKKFTTKQKMFRHQWIHRKKTHSCEVCGSQFEKQNELDEHRLSAHPGDSPFTCTECGKSFVSRQGLWEHGRTHAGSPAHFQCDTCSKTFSSRQGYLIHNRTHTGERPYGCKFCWKAFRDGGTLRKHERIHTGERPHVCPLCSRAFNQKVVLREHVRWVHAAGKNETEASSPPYQCPLCGAMNQDRDELCAHIVKHSDQMIAEAKAKTNNDTPVKSKSTKKKSSKSLSSANAQKTEQNEALLSITDTSDKTDDMQIDEKQNNAYVVVTTEKRSDGFIAISELKHSSIRFIVDGKEDENIQVLQVEQDQRDSLNMMNIEKQSDTVSMDVSAESINDTLEETVRQDDMSTIHLIQSPRQDNTLNIISKQNESLPVLAIPNPQGHENYSSQIVQISDANITVDEHNLKEENHIEDEQDSLIPDETSHVIVQYHHDSDDGSCICGICEEKFDGKTTLREHIKIHI
- the LOC105195566 gene encoding peptidyl-prolyl cis-trans isomerase H, whose amino-acid sequence is MPTWNQIQMQLRNPNNPVVFFDVSVGTTEIGRMIFELFEDVCPKTSENFRQFCTGEYRKDGVPLGFKGAIFHRVIKDFMIQGGDFVNGDGTGVLSIYNGGTFPDENFELKHDSPGLLSMANSGKDTNGCQFFITCAKCNFLDGKHVVFGRVIDGLLVMRKVENVPTGPNNKPKIPVTISQCGQM